One stretch of Pseudomonas sp. NC02 DNA includes these proteins:
- a CDS encoding DUF1302 domain-containing protein: MISAHQFWRRAKLPLAVSLASTLAGPAFGVSFNIGEIEGSFDSSLSVGASWSTAGRNKDLIGANNGGRGLSQTSDDGHLNFDKGDSFSKIFKGIHDLELKYGDTGVFVRGKYWYDFKLKDDDLDFKNISDNNRPTGARSSGGQILDAFVYHNYSIGDEPGSVRLGKQVVSWGESTFIGGGINAINPIDVAAFRRPGAEIKEGLIPVNMFYLSQTLTDNLSAEGFYQIGWDKTVTDNCGTFFSQPDIITTGCNDNLRVLNKRSTINPAALPSLAALGVDVNDEGVLVRRGPNRNARDGGQYGVAMHYNFEPLDTEFGAYYMNYHSRAPIFSATGAPQSVYDRARPLGQAAALVVAGNSQYFVEYPEDIHLFGLSFSTTLPTGTAWSGELSYRPNAPVQLNSTDILFAGVRPLGFPVLKDASLLSGVPGQDLHGYRRKEITQLQTTFTHFFDQVMGASRLTLVGEVGMTYVGGLESKSKVRYGRDPVFGPGTLPNGACAALNNSTAQGAGLPNANGLNTSCNNDGFTTATSWGYRGRAIWEYPDVFAGVNLKPNVAWSHDVKGYSPGPGGNFEEGRKAISLGLDAEYQNTYTASLAYTNFFGGDYSTVDDRDFVALSVGVNF, translated from the coding sequence ATGATCTCAGCACACCAGTTCTGGCGCCGGGCAAAACTGCCTTTGGCCGTCAGCCTCGCCTCTACGCTCGCCGGGCCCGCATTCGGCGTCAGTTTCAACATCGGTGAAATCGAAGGCAGCTTTGACTCGTCCCTGTCGGTCGGAGCCAGTTGGTCGACTGCGGGCCGCAACAAGGACCTGATCGGTGCCAACAACGGTGGCAGGGGGTTGTCGCAAACCTCGGATGACGGTCACCTGAACTTCGACAAGGGCGATTCCTTCTCGAAGATCTTCAAAGGCATTCATGACCTTGAGTTGAAATACGGCGACACCGGCGTGTTTGTCCGGGGCAAGTACTGGTATGACTTCAAGCTTAAAGACGACGACCTCGATTTCAAGAACATCAGCGACAACAACCGCCCAACAGGCGCCCGATCTTCCGGCGGGCAGATTCTCGACGCCTTCGTCTACCACAACTACTCGATTGGTGATGAACCGGGTTCCGTACGGTTGGGCAAGCAGGTAGTGAGCTGGGGTGAGAGCACGTTCATTGGTGGCGGTATCAACGCCATCAACCCGATCGACGTGGCTGCATTCCGTCGTCCGGGAGCCGAGATCAAGGAGGGCCTGATTCCGGTCAACATGTTCTACCTGTCGCAAACGCTGACCGACAACCTGTCGGCTGAAGGCTTCTATCAGATCGGTTGGGACAAGACCGTGACCGATAACTGCGGCACGTTTTTCTCGCAGCCCGACATCATTACCACCGGCTGTAACGATAATTTGCGGGTGTTGAACAAGCGTTCCACGATCAACCCGGCCGCTTTGCCGAGCTTGGCCGCCTTGGGCGTCGACGTTAATGACGAGGGCGTCCTGGTGCGCCGCGGTCCGAACCGTAACGCACGTGACGGCGGCCAATACGGCGTCGCAATGCACTACAACTTTGAGCCGCTGGACACCGAGTTCGGCGCCTACTACATGAACTACCACAGCCGTGCGCCGATTTTCAGTGCAACTGGCGCGCCTCAGTCGGTCTACGACAGAGCCAGGCCTTTGGGTCAGGCAGCTGCACTGGTGGTGGCGGGCAACTCGCAATACTTCGTTGAGTATCCGGAAGACATCCACCTCTTTGGCTTGAGTTTCTCCACCACGTTGCCTACCGGCACGGCATGGAGCGGCGAGTTGAGCTACCGGCCCAACGCGCCTGTGCAGTTGAACTCCACCGACATCCTGTTTGCCGGCGTTCGCCCTCTGGGCTTCCCGGTGCTCAAGGATGCTTCGTTGTTAAGCGGTGTACCAGGCCAGGATTTGCATGGTTATCGCCGTAAGGAAATCACTCAACTCCAAACCACGTTCACCCACTTCTTTGACCAGGTCATGGGCGCCAGCCGCCTGACGCTGGTGGGCGAAGTCGGTATGACCTATGTCGGCGGGTTGGAGAGCAAGTCCAAGGTTCGCTATGGCCGTGATCCGGTGTTTGGCCCGGGTACCCTGCCTAACGGCGCGTGTGCGGCATTGAACAACTCTACCGCCCAAGGTGCTGGCCTTCCCAATGCCAACGGCCTGAACACCAGTTGCAACAACGACGGCTTCACTACTGCAACTTCGTGGGGCTACCGTGGCCGTGCGATCTGGGAATACCCGGATGTGTTTGCCGGCGTCAACCTCAAACCCAACGTGGCCTGGTCCCATGACGTTAAGGGTTACTCGCCTGGCCCTGGCGGTAACTTCGAGGAAGGCCGCAAGGCGATCAGCCTCGGGCTGGACGCCGAGTACCAGAACACTTACACCGCGAGCCTGGCCTACACCAACTTCTTTGGTGGCGACTACAGCACCGTGGACGACCGCGACTTTGTCGCCTTGAGCGTCGGCGTGAACTTCTAA